GTAGTTATAGGACTTGAAGTACATGCCCAGCTACTGACAGAAAGTAAATTATTTTGTGGAGACAGTGCAGCTTTCGGAGGCGCTCCCAATACCCATATCAGCCCTATTACACTGGGTCATCCGGGTACCCTTCCCAAACTGAACCGGAAAGCGGTGGAATATGCCATCCGCCTGGGTCTGGCCTGTGGCAGCAGGATTGAGAAGGATAATTACTTTGCCCGTAAGAACTATTTCTATCCGGACCTTCCCAAAGGTTATCAGATATCCCAGCATACCGCGCCTATCTGCGACGGTGGCTACGTTACGATCCCCGTGGCCGGTGGCGAGCGGAAAATCAAGCTGAACCGCATTCACCTGGAAGAAGATGCTGGTAAATCCATGCATGATCAGGACCCATCATTCACCATGGTCGATTATAACCGTGCCGGTGTACCATTAGTAGAGATCGTAACAGAGCCTGATCTGCATGACAGTGAAGAGGTATATTCCTTCCTGACCACCCTGCGCCGGCTGGTACGCTGGCTGGATGTATGCGACGGAAACATGGAAGAAGGCAGTATGCGTTGTGATGCTAATATTTCCATCCGCCTGAAAGGTGAGACCAGACTGGGTACCAAAGTAGAAGTAAAGAACCTGAACTCCATCCGCAACGTAAAACGTGCGGTAGAGGGTGAAATAAAACGCCAGATCTCCATTGTGGAAGAAGGCGGTACCATCATGCAGGAAACGAGAAGTTTTGACGCCGGCAACGGTACTTCCTTCTCCCTGCGTTCCAAAGAAGAAGCGAATGACTACCGGTATTTCCCGGAACCAGACCTTGCACCTTTCCATTTGTCCGACGATTACCTGGATGCTATGCTGAAAGCACTGCCGGAGTTACCAGAGGCAATGGTGCAACGATATGTGACACAATTTGGCCTGCCGGAATAT
The DNA window shown above is from Chitinophaga agri and carries:
- the gatB gene encoding Asp-tRNA(Asn)/Glu-tRNA(Gln) amidotransferase subunit GatB, whose protein sequence is MSAAIDLDKYEVVIGLEVHAQLLTESKLFCGDSAAFGGAPNTHISPITLGHPGTLPKLNRKAVEYAIRLGLACGSRIEKDNYFARKNYFYPDLPKGYQISQHTAPICDGGYVTIPVAGGERKIKLNRIHLEEDAGKSMHDQDPSFTMVDYNRAGVPLVEIVTEPDLHDSEEVYSFLTTLRRLVRWLDVCDGNMEEGSMRCDANISIRLKGETRLGTKVEVKNLNSIRNVKRAVEGEIKRQISIVEEGGTIMQETRSFDAGNGTSFSLRSKEEANDYRYFPEPDLAPFHLSDDYLDAMLKALPELPEAMVQRYVTQFGLPEYDARVVCDDKATADYYEQVVNIIPKHKAVANWLLGPVKSTLNEQGTAMDEFPLSPAALAALIQLVEDGKVSFSIASSRIFPELLKTPQEKPLDIATRLNLLQDNNADSISPIIDEVLAKYPDKVAEFRKGKKGLMALFVGEVMKLSKGKADPKMTNQLLAEKLK